From the genome of Buchnera aphidicola (Drepanosiphum platanoidis):
TTATTTTTAAAAATTCAGAATTAGATGATTTAATTTTACAAAGATCAAATGGTTTTCCAACATATAATTTATGTGTTGTAGTAGATGATATGGATTCTAAAATAACACATGTTATTAGAGGTGAAGATCATATTAATAATACACCAAGACAAATTAATATTTTAAAATCTTTAGGAGCTAAAATACCAAAATATGTTCATTTATCTATGATTTTAAATAAAGAAAAAAAAAAACTTTCTAAACGAAATAATTTAAATGATATTTCATATTATAGAAAACAAGGCTATTTTCCTGAGGCTATTTTAAATTATGTAGTCAGATTAGGTTGGTCGTATAAAAATCAAGAAATTTTTACTATTAATGAAGTTAAAAAATTATTTAAATTAAGTGATATTAATATTTCTCCTAGTATTTTTGATCAAAAAAAAATTTTATGGTTTAATAAATATTATATGAATTTATTATCTACAAAAAAAATTAAAAAATATTTAAAAATTTTTTTATTAAAAAAAAATATTAAAATTATTAAAAAACCTAATTTAAAAAAATTTATAAAATTTTTTTCTATGCATTGCAATACTTTAAAAGATTTATACAAATATTATTTATATTTTTTAAATAGTAAAATAAATTTAAAAAAATTTAATTTTGTTTTTACTATTCGTTCATTTAACATATTAAAAATTTTATATCAAAAATTAAAGTTTTTAAAGATTTGGAAAATTCAAAAAATTTCTAAAATTTTAAAAAATTTAGTTATTCATTTAAAAATAAATTTTTCAGATATTGGAATTCTTTTAAGAATTTCTTTATTTGGCAAAATTTCTTCCCCTGATATTAACAAAATTTTATATCTTTATGGGAAGAAACAAACTTTATTAAAAATAAAAAATACATTAAAAAATATTTTAAAAAATTTTAAAAAATTATCTAAAAAAATAGTTTAAATATTGAATATTTGAAAGTATTAAATATAAATAATTTTTAAATAAATTAAATAGTATTAATATATAATATGTAAAATTTTAATAAAAATTTTTATATTTTTTTAAAATTATATTTTTAAATTTGTATATTCATAATTTGTTGATAACTAGAAATAATTTTTTCTCCAATATTTTTGTACATTTGTATTTTTAAATTAAATTTTTGTATATTTTTAAGATTTTTATATTTTAATGAATAAATTTTATTTTTTTCATTAAAAATTTTTTTCTCTTGGTTTTTTGCGATTTTTTGAAGATTTATGATTTTTTTTAATTCAGAAGATATATAATAATAAAAATCATTTTTATTTGTTAAAATGTTTAATTTGAGACAATTAAAAAATTTTTTTTTTAAAAAATTTTTTGTATTTATAGTTATATTATTATTTTTTATAAGAAAATTGTTATTTATATTTAAATTTTTTAAAAATTTTATATACTTAATTTGCATAATTTTATTTTACCTTTCAATAGCATTATAATTCATTATAATGTTTGACAATAATTAATTAAAAAATGTTTAATTATTTAAAAATTTCGTATAATTTTTTATATTAATATAATAATATATATATTAAAATTAATTAAAAAGAGCATATAAACAATTAAGCTTAAAAAGTTTTATTTTAAAATCTTTTTAATTTTTTATTATAACTTTTTTTATAAAAAATTTTTTTATTTTTTTAATAATGTATTTTATTTATTTTATATTATTTTTTTTAATTTATAATTTAATTTTTAATTTTTTATATTAATTTTTATTTTTTATTATAAAAAATTTTTTATATAATTATATTTTTACTACATAATTTTAAGAGTTTAATTTTAGGATTTTTATTTATGAAAATAAATACTTCAAAAGATTTTTTTTTAAAAAATTATAAATATTACATAACAAATTTTTTTTCTTATTTAACTAAAAACCTTTTTTATTTAGTTATATTTTCTTTATTTATTTCATTAACAATTTTTTATCATATAGAAAATTTTAACTATAAAAAGCCAGAATATAAAATATTGTATAATAATTTACCATATAAAGATTTTGAAAATATTAAAAATAAATTAACAAATTTAAATATTTCTTATAAATCTGATAACTTTTTTAATACTATTTTAGTAAAAAAAAATGAATTTGAAACTTTAAGTCAAGAATTTTCTCAAAAAAATATTTTTTCAAATGAAGAGTTACCTGGATTTAAACTTTTAGATGAAGAAAAATTTGGAGTGAGTTCATTTGTTGAAAAAATAAATTTTCAAAGATCTTTAGAAGGAGAGCTTTCAAATACCATAAAAAAATTATATTCTATTAATCAAGCAAGAATACATATTGCTTTTCCTAAAAATTATATTTTAGAAAATACTGGAATAGATAATAATAATGTTGTTTCTGCTGCTATATTTTTAGATGTTAATTATACAAGATTTTTTAATAAAGACAATTTAATAAATTCAATTTTGTATTTTGTCTCTAATAGTGTATCTGGTTTGTCTTTAAATAAAATATCCATAATAGATCAATTCGGAAATTTATTAAATAAAAATTTTTTAATGCATAAAAAAAGCAAAAAAGCTTTACATAGTTATTTTTCTTTAAAAAATAATAACATGATTAATTATTGTGTATTTCACGCGTTTCAATATAAAAATATTAAAAGTTTTTGTGCTTTAAATTTTGATCAATATAATTCTAATAAATTTCCAGCATATAAACGTGATTTAAAAGTATACAATTATTGGGATCTAAAAAAAATTATTTTATCACATAAGAATTTTTTTTCTTATTTAGAAAATAATACTGAACGTCTTAAAATTTTTAATATTTTTTTAAATTCTAAAGTTTATTATTGCAATGTTAAAGTTTTAAAAAATAAACATTCTATATCTTTTATTACATTCTTAAATTTTTTTAAAAATATTAATGATTATAAAAAATATTATCCTTTTTTTTTCAATGATTTAAAAAAAACAGAAATAATTAAAAAAAATATTTTAAAATATAATAATTCATTTAAAAAATTTAATTATAACTGTGTAAATTTAGATACATCTAAAAAATTACAATTTTTTTCATATGATAATTTTTTAAATACACAACTAAAAATTCTTAAAAAAAATTATTTTTATAAGTTTTTAACTTCATTTTTTGCGGAAATATTTTTTTTAATTATTTTCTTTTTATTATTTAAAAAGAAATTTCCAAGTTTTAATTTGCAATTAGAGCAAAATAAACAATTGGATTATCTAAATTCTTTAAGATTATATGATGAAGCTCAAAAAAAATATTCTGAGAAATTAAAAATAAAAAAAAAATATTCTAAAAAATTATCTAAATTATTAAAAAACAAAAAAAAATTTACAAAATATATTTTAAACATTTCAAATAATGAACCTAAAGTAATATCTAGAATTATTAAACATTGGATAAATAAATCATGATATCTAAATATGGAGTAAAAAAAAGTGCTATTTTATTAATTTCATTAAAATCTAAATGTTTTGTTAAGGTATTAAAAAATTTTTCTTCTAAAGAAAAGTTTGTTTTATTTAAAGAAATTTTAAAAATTAATAAAGTTTCTTTTAAGGAAATATTAAAAGTATTTTTAAATTATAAAAAAGATCTTAAAAAAGTTAATAAGATAGTAAATTTTAATCGAGAAAGTTTAAAAATTATTTGTGACAAGTCTAATATTAAAAAAAATGTAAAAAAAGATTTAAAAAATGTTTTATTGCAAATTAAAATTAAAAAAAGTATTTGTAAATTAAACAGGATGAAATATAAAAAAGTTTATAAATTATTAAAACATGAAGATGCTAAAATTGTATCTATGATTTTATATTTTTTAAAACGAGAAATTTCATATCAAGTTTTATTAATGATGAAAAAAAGTTTTATGGATGAAGTTTTACTTAGAATTTCTAATTTTTCTGTATTAAAAAAAAAAAATTTTTTAAAATTTGGTAAAATTTTAATTGAATTATTAAAAAATTTAGAAAAAAGAAAAAATTTCTTTAAATCTCCTGGTCATAAAGCAGTATCAGAAATTTTATATCTTTTTAATAATGATTTAAAAAAAAAATCTTTATCTAAAATCAGTAAAAAAGATCATACAATTTTTTATAAAATTCAAAAAAATATATTAAATTTTTATAATATTTTTGCTTTTAAAAAAAAAGATATAAAATTATTAATACGTTCAAATACTATTTTAGATATTTATGTTGCTTTATCAAATATTAATAAAAATTTACAAAATAAAATTTTGATTCATATGAATCCTTTAGAATTAATAAAATATAATAGCATGTCTTATAAAAATATTCGTTTTTATGAAGAGGATATTCAACGAGCTAGATTAAAAGTTGTAGATAGTATTAAATATATTTTAATAAATAAAAATTTTAATAGTAAAAAATAATTTTAATATTAAATAATTAATTTAAGTTTTATAAAATTTAAAAATTTTATAATTTTAATATATTAAATATCTTTTTTTATATATTTTAATTTAAATGATAAAAAATATTTTTATAGTTTAAAATTTATAAATGATATTATTTTATTTAGAATGTTTTTAAAATAGTTTACAAATATTTTTTTATTTAAATAAGTTTATATATAAATTATATATTAAAATTTAACACAAAAAATATAAAAATTTTTTTTTGATATAAATAGTAATTTTATTAAATATTGTTATTTATTTATTAACTGATATTAAATAATTTTTTATTATTTTTTTTATTAACAAAAGTATAAAATTATTTTTAAAAAATTAAATTATTTTTTATTTTTTTTATAAAAAAATATAAATAATTTTATTAAATATTTTTTATTAATTAATTAATTACTAATTAATTAATTAGTAATTAATTAATTAGTAATTTAGTAATTAATAAAAATATTAATAAAAAATAATTTTTTTATAAAAACTTAAAAAATATTAAATAAATATTTTTTAAAAAATCAACTAAAATTAATATGTTTATTATAAATTTTTATAAAAAATTGATGTATATTTATAATAATTTATAAAATTATATTTTTTAATAATAAAATTCATATGAATTATAATTATATTTTAAAAAAATTTATAAAAATAGAAATATAAAATTTATAAAATTTTAAAAATTTTTTTTAACAATAAATACTAATTTGTACAAATATTGTTTAAAATTTAAAATTATATAAAATATTTTAAAAATAAATTTTTTAATAATTTTTTATTAAATTTTTTTATTTTTTAATATATTATTAATTAATAATTAGCAGAATATATTGTTATAATTGTATTATGTATTTATTTTAAAACTATTTTTTATAAATAATTTTTAAAAAGTTTTTATTGATTAAAATATTAGTTATACAATTTATTAAAAAAATTAAATTAGTTAAAATTTAATA
Proteins encoded in this window:
- a CDS encoding FliG C-terminal domain-containing protein — encoded protein: MISKYGVKKSAILLISLKSKCFVKVLKNFSSKEKFVLFKEILKINKVSFKEILKVFLNYKKDLKKVNKIVNFNRESLKIICDKSNIKKNVKKDLKNVLLQIKIKKSICKLNRMKYKKVYKLLKHEDAKIVSMILYFLKREISYQVLLMMKKSFMDEVLLRISNFSVLKKKNFLKFGKILIELLKNLEKRKNFFKSPGHKAVSEILYLFNNDLKKKSLSKISKKDHTIFYKIQKNILNFYNIFAFKKKDIKLLIRSNTILDIYVALSNINKNLQNKILIHMNPLELIKYNSMSYKNIRFYEEDIQRARLKVVDSIKYILINKNFNSKK
- the gltX gene encoding glutamate--tRNA ligase — translated: MFVITRFAPSPTGNLHLGSLRTALYSWLYSIKKNGNFILRIEDSDFKRSSFKFVKNILYDLKWLGINWHQDPIFQSDRLIRYKKIVKKMIKLNLAYKCYCSPERLKKLKKHQILLKEKPKYDRKCRDLKQNISNNNIKKKYVVRFKNPNYGNISFYDEVRGKIIFKNSELDDLILQRSNGFPTYNLCVVVDDMDSKITHVIRGEDHINNTPRQINILKSLGAKIPKYVHLSMILNKEKKKLSKRNNLNDISYYRKQGYFPEAILNYVVRLGWSYKNQEIFTINEVKKLFKLSDINISPSIFDQKKILWFNKYYMNLLSTKKIKKYLKIFLLKKNIKIIKKPNLKKFIKFFSMHCNTLKDLYKYYLYFLNSKINLKKFNFVFTIRSFNILKILYQKLKFLKIWKIQKISKILKNLVIHLKINFSDIGILLRISLFGKISSPDINKILYLYGKKQTLLKIKNTLKNILKNFKKLSKKIV
- a CDS encoding flagellar hook-basal body complex protein FliE, giving the protein MQIKYIKFLKNLNINNNFLIKNNNITINTKNFLKKKFFNCLKLNILTNKNDFYYYISSELKKIINLQKIAKNQEKKIFNEKNKIYSLKYKNLKNIQKFNLKIQMYKNIGEKIISSYQQIMNIQI